One window of the Deltaproteobacteria bacterium genome contains the following:
- a CDS encoding transposase — MPTTNISQILPDVIKHVHFARKEQKRFVLSYSFALFMANYKNTKRLAKLCGCSQSSVSRFLNTDSISTRALSYSRVEYISAFMAKNALTPKYIILDETVIKRRGNRIEYLGKFYSTTERRIVTGISLLSSIVWINRKLYFPLFSSLRTKENLTKQFVELLKRIPFRNTILLMDGGILCSELFFEAVKSGYTVIGRLNPVMDVIFNGVKLPLASLRKQTKGTTSVVVTIPKYNNAKVKLVFHNTPQEDRVILCSDISMTEQEILEHYSKRNYIETYFKEVKQNFGLKPQVFSAKSTERHVELVQLAFTVWILARFYRSVKDQIGLRDFLEKLRLDYYLWLAPKMIETGYQAIPHPFEFLVNSKCIT, encoded by the coding sequence ATGCCTACCACGAATATATCACAAATTCTCCCGGATGTCATTAAACATGTTCACTTTGCCCGTAAAGAACAGAAGAGATTCGTTCTCAGTTATTCCTTTGCCTTGTTCATGGCAAACTACAAGAACACCAAAAGGCTCGCTAAGTTATGCGGTTGCTCTCAATCTTCTGTTTCGAGATTTCTGAATACTGATTCTATTTCCACCAGAGCTTTATCTTACTCAAGAGTTGAATATATCTCGGCTTTCATGGCGAAGAATGCTTTGACTCCTAAATACATCATTCTGGATGAAACGGTAATAAAGAGACGTGGAAATAGAATTGAGTATCTTGGCAAGTTTTACTCTACAACAGAGAGGAGAATCGTGACGGGAATCTCGCTGCTCTCATCCATAGTATGGATAAATCGAAAACTCTATTTCCCTTTGTTCTCCTCTTTGAGAACAAAAGAGAATCTGACAAAACAGTTCGTTGAATTGCTCAAAAGGATCCCGTTCAGAAACACTATCTTACTCATGGATGGTGGCATACTCTGTTCCGAGTTGTTCTTTGAAGCTGTTAAATCAGGATACACAGTGATCGGTAGGTTAAATCCCGTTATGGATGTTATCTTCAATGGTGTAAAGCTACCTCTTGCATCATTGAGAAAACAAACAAAAGGAACAACTTCTGTTGTGGTAACTATCCCAAAATACAACAATGCGAAAGTCAAGCTTGTTTTTCACAACACGCCACAGGAGGACAGAGTGATTCTTTGCAGTGATATCTCCATGACTGAGCAAGAGATACTCGAGCATTATTCAAAGAGAAACTACATCGAGACCTATTTCAAGGAAGTAAAGCAGAACTTTGGACTAAAACCACAGGTCTTTTCGGCAAAGAGTACAGAAAGGCATGTTGAATTAGTACAGCTTGCTTTCACCGTATGGATATTAGCGAGATTCTATCGTTCTGTCAAAGACCAAATAGGATTGAGGGATTTTCTCGAGAAACTCAGGCTAGACTA